A single window of Nicotiana tomentosiformis chromosome 1, ASM39032v3, whole genome shotgun sequence DNA harbors:
- the LOC138906676 gene encoding uncharacterized protein, translating to MGVHIFATNPLTLYSLSMVSLTRKLDDAFWAYKTAYKTPIASNLRVEQLNEHDEFWFHAYSSSSLYKDKMKYLHDKYIRNKEFKEGDLVLLFNSRLRMFLGKLKSKWIGPFEVVHVTPFGALDLKNKNGEIFRVNGHRLKHYLGKVDDVHVVALLHFK from the exons atgggggttcacatttttgcaacaaatccTTTGACTCTTTACTCtctaagtatggtgtcactcacaag gaaacttgatgatgcttttTGGGCCTATAAAAcagcttacaagactccaattg CTTCCAATCTTCGggtggagcaattgaatgaaCATGATGAGTTCTGGTTCCATGCTTACTccagttcgtccttgtataaggacaagatgaagtacctacatgataagtatatccggaacaaagaattcaaagaaggtgACCTTGTTCTTTTATTCAACTCTCGATTACGGATGTTTCTGGGAAAGCTTAAATCAAAGTGGATTGGTCCTTTTGAAGTGGTACATGTGACTCCTTTTGGTGctcttgatttgaaaaataagaatggtgagatctttagagtcaatgggcatcggttgaaacattaccttggtAAGGTCGATGATGTCCACGTTGTGGCATTGCTCCATTTCAAATga